One segment of Gammaproteobacteria bacterium DNA contains the following:
- the fliG gene encoding flagellar motor switch protein FliG: MADAASTGKFSGVDRAAIFLLSLGEADAAQILRHMGPKEVQKVGSAMAAMANVSREQVQAILGDFIEMVESQTALGVGSEEYIRRVMVDALGEEKAGTLIDRILLGRNTKGLESLKWMDARAVAEIIRLEHPQIIAIVLSYLDSDHAADVLTYLPERVRIDVLMRIATLDGIQPAALAELDEIMERQFSGSNNVKSSSVGGIKAAANILNFIDSSMEGEIMELVKDADAELGQKIQDLMFVFDNLADVDDQGIQALLREVSSDNLIIALKGADETVREKVFKNMSKRAAEMLRDDLEAKGPVRLSEVEIAQKEILAIARRMAEAGDIVLGGKGTEQYV; the protein is encoded by the coding sequence ATGGCTGACGCGGCTTCGACAGGAAAATTCTCGGGCGTCGACCGTGCGGCGATCTTCCTGCTGTCGCTGGGTGAGGCCGATGCCGCCCAGATCCTCAGGCACATGGGGCCGAAGGAGGTACAGAAGGTGGGCTCGGCCATGGCCGCGATGGCCAATGTGTCGCGCGAGCAGGTACAGGCGATCCTCGGCGATTTCATCGAGATGGTCGAGAGCCAGACCGCACTGGGTGTCGGCTCCGAAGAGTACATTCGCAGGGTCATGGTCGACGCACTCGGCGAGGAGAAGGCCGGCACGCTGATCGACCGTATCCTGCTGGGCCGCAATACCAAGGGGCTGGAGTCGCTCAAGTGGATGGACGCCCGCGCGGTCGCGGAGATCATCCGTCTGGAACATCCACAGATCATAGCCATCGTGCTGTCCTACCTCGACAGCGATCATGCGGCCGACGTGCTCACCTATCTGCCCGAGCGCGTGCGCATCGATGTCCTTATGCGTATCGCCACGCTCGACGGCATTCAGCCAGCGGCGCTGGCCGAGCTGGACGAGATCATGGAACGCCAGTTCTCCGGTTCCAATAATGTCAAATCGTCCTCGGTCGGTGGCATCAAGGCGGCTGCCAACATCCTGAATTTCATCGATAGTTCCATGGAGGGTGAGATCATGGAGCTGGTCAAGGACGCCGATGCCGAACTCGGCCAGAAGATCCAGGATCTGATGTTCGTATTCGATAATCTGGCCGATGTCGACGACCAGGGCATCCAGGCGCTGCTACGCGAGGTGTCATCCGACAATCTCATCATCGCGCTCAAGGGCGCCGACGAGACGGTGCGCGAGAAGGTCTTCAAGAACATGTCGAAACGCGCCGCGGAGATGCTGCGCGACGATCTGGAGGCCAAGGGGCCGGTGCGCCTCTCCGAGGTCGAGATCGCGCAGAAGGAAATCCTCGCCATTGCCCGCCGCATGGCCGAGGCCGGCGACATCGTGCTGGGTGGCAAGGGTACAGAACAGTATGTGTGA